In the Methylophilus sp. 5 genome, one interval contains:
- a CDS encoding PepSY domain-containing protein, whose protein sequence is MRHVLVLWHRWVGLAMAAFLIISGLTGTIIAFEDEIDAWLNPQLFQPAWQAGQPVLDAYHLQQLAQQQAPAGTLVDEVLFTLPEAHIVPGLTERVLAFRLSAADPQAMEMVADQLFIDPQTGASLGARKWGESPFQRATLITFLYKLHYSLALPGESGHLIMGVVALLWTLDTCVAFILTLPRRQTHAKKRFWHRWQPAWMVKWQASATRINFDLHRACGLWLCTVLLIFAWSSVMFNLRDQLYLPVMSKILPFDLSWRSVPKLDKPLASLPMPWPAAHVMARQAMQSFVHTHDLTIQFEDRLRLDRQRGVYMYSVHSSADLREDRGNTAILIDVYTGEIKGWWLPTHGEAGNTFSNWLGALHMGQVFGLPYRIFVSFTGIVLVMISITGVFIWSKKQSAKSKLGITN, encoded by the coding sequence ATGCGACACGTACTTGTACTGTGGCATCGCTGGGTGGGCCTGGCGATGGCAGCATTTCTGATTATTTCTGGGCTCACTGGCACCATCATTGCGTTTGAAGATGAGATAGATGCCTGGTTAAATCCGCAACTGTTTCAACCAGCTTGGCAGGCTGGCCAACCGGTGCTGGATGCCTATCACTTACAACAGTTGGCGCAGCAGCAGGCCCCGGCCGGTACGCTGGTAGATGAAGTGTTGTTCACGCTGCCAGAGGCACATATTGTCCCCGGCCTGACTGAGCGTGTACTGGCTTTCAGGCTTAGTGCTGCAGATCCACAAGCCATGGAGATGGTGGCTGACCAGCTGTTTATCGACCCGCAGACGGGTGCGAGCCTAGGCGCACGCAAATGGGGTGAGAGCCCGTTTCAGCGAGCAACCCTGATTACATTTCTCTATAAGCTGCATTATTCGCTAGCCCTGCCGGGCGAAAGCGGGCATCTGATCATGGGAGTTGTGGCCTTGTTATGGACGTTGGACACCTGTGTTGCGTTTATATTGACGTTGCCCAGACGCCAGACGCATGCAAAAAAGAGATTCTGGCACCGATGGCAACCAGCCTGGATGGTGAAATGGCAAGCCAGTGCCACGCGTATCAATTTTGACCTGCATCGCGCCTGTGGTTTGTGGTTATGCACGGTTTTACTCATCTTCGCCTGGTCCAGCGTCATGTTTAACTTGCGTGACCAACTCTATTTACCCGTCATGTCCAAAATATTGCCATTCGATTTGTCGTGGCGTAGCGTGCCCAAATTAGATAAGCCGCTCGCAAGTTTACCCATGCCCTGGCCAGCGGCCCACGTCATGGCACGTCAAGCCATGCAGAGCTTTGTGCATACCCACGATTTGACTATTCAGTTTGAAGACAGGCTACGATTAGATCGTCAGCGTGGGGTGTATATGTATTCCGTCCATAGCTCCGCCGATTTGCGCGAAGACAGGGGCAATACCGCCATTTTGATAGATGTCTATACAGGGGAAATAAAAGGTTGGTGGCTACCGACGCATGGTGAGGCCGGGAATACCTTCAGTAACTGGCTGGGGGCATTGCATATGGGGCAGGTGTTCGGTTTGCCGTACCGAATATTTGTCAGTTTCACTGGCATCGTGTTGGTGATGATTTCTATCACCGGTGTATTCATCTGGAGCAAAAAACAGTCTGCAAAATCAAAACTGGGCATCACAAATTAA
- a CDS encoding TonB-dependent siderophore receptor encodes MQQHTHRYQLRKAVQTALLVMAVSGTSFVYMSAVYAADGTKATVTSYRIKADTLEQSLSEFASLSGVSITLPPGLVNGKTSSGINGNYTVQQGFDALLSGTGLQAIEVSRGVFSLQRSSPEIKSQQDVQTLKEVTVVAPKGRDTEIATGPVNGYVAKRSASATKTDTAIIEAPQSIAVITRDQMNAQNVQSVSDALRYTAGVYAESNGPDPRADNIVIRGFDANGRDQYRDGLRSYAFNNQGGTVLEPYGLERVEVLRGPSSILYGQGGPGGLVNLVSKKPTDVPIHELQAQVGRFDRKQVAADFGGLLTDDGVWSYRLTGLWRDSDTQIDYVKDDRVFIAPAITWRPSDATSLTILTDYQKNVRGQGYQALPKVGTLDANPNGRIPTSRFIGEPGVDKFNQERYALGYLFEHAFNEHLLFRQNLRYQHMRTNALSVYLSGLQSDNRTISRFGGGSKEDVDNLTVDNHAQFKWASGIFAHTALIGLDHQKMRSDVEGTFGVFSDLDIYNPVYGVGLPTLNVNNDVTQRLRQTGFYLQDQIKIDEKWVLTLGGRRDWARTSSEDHLTPADSNAQNDQATTWRAGLVYLTDSGWAPYASYTESFTPVIGTSSPARGSKPFEPESGKQYEVGLRFQPEGQRTMLTFSLFDLTRKNLTTADLQDATGTYNIQRGEVRSRGFEAEAKTQLDNGLDLIASFTHTVMDITKSNDGVQGNVPNNIPKHAAALWANYQLPTAWLAGLSVGGGVRYVGARYGEDTNEYKVPAYTLVDASLRYDMALLGQQWKGWQAAMNASNLFDKEYVAACGYYGDGCKWGYRRNVMATLTYRW; translated from the coding sequence ATGCAGCAGCACACTCATCGTTACCAACTGCGCAAGGCAGTTCAAACTGCATTACTTGTGATGGCGGTTAGCGGTACTTCATTTGTTTATATGTCTGCGGTATATGCAGCAGATGGCACCAAGGCCACAGTGACAAGCTATCGCATTAAAGCCGATACATTGGAGCAATCTCTCAGTGAGTTTGCGAGCCTGTCAGGTGTTAGCATCACCTTGCCGCCAGGCTTGGTCAATGGCAAAACTAGTTCAGGAATCAACGGGAATTACACGGTGCAGCAAGGGTTCGATGCTTTGCTATCAGGGACAGGGTTGCAGGCGATTGAAGTGAGTAGGGGCGTGTTTTCCTTGCAAAGATCCAGTCCAGAGATTAAAAGTCAACAGGATGTGCAAACGTTGAAGGAAGTGACCGTGGTTGCACCTAAAGGCCGCGACACTGAAATAGCAACCGGCCCGGTGAATGGCTATGTTGCCAAGCGAAGTGCCTCTGCGACCAAAACGGATACCGCCATTATCGAGGCTCCGCAATCGATTGCGGTCATCACACGTGATCAAATGAATGCGCAAAATGTGCAGTCTGTCAGTGATGCGTTGCGATATACCGCAGGTGTATATGCCGAGTCTAACGGCCCTGATCCGCGGGCAGATAATATTGTCATTCGTGGTTTTGATGCCAATGGACGAGACCAATATCGCGATGGTTTGCGGTCTTATGCGTTTAACAACCAGGGCGGCACAGTGTTGGAGCCATATGGGCTGGAACGGGTGGAAGTGCTACGTGGGCCCTCTTCAATTTTATATGGGCAAGGCGGTCCGGGTGGATTGGTGAATCTGGTCAGCAAAAAACCAACCGATGTGCCTATTCATGAGTTACAGGCACAGGTTGGTCGTTTCGACCGCAAGCAGGTTGCTGCCGATTTTGGCGGGTTGTTGACAGACGATGGCGTGTGGTCTTATCGCTTGACTGGTTTGTGGCGGGATTCAGATACACAAATTGACTATGTGAAAGATGATCGTGTCTTTATTGCACCGGCCATCACATGGCGTCCTAGTGATGCAACCTCGTTGACGATTCTGACTGATTATCAAAAAAATGTACGCGGCCAGGGCTATCAGGCATTGCCTAAAGTCGGCACGCTGGACGCTAATCCTAATGGCAGGATTCCAACCAGTCGATTTATCGGTGAGCCAGGTGTAGATAAATTCAATCAGGAACGTTATGCATTGGGTTATTTGTTTGAGCATGCGTTTAATGAGCATCTACTGTTTCGTCAAAACTTGCGCTATCAGCATATGCGTACCAATGCGCTGTCTGTATACCTGAGTGGATTGCAGTCAGATAACCGTACCATCAGCCGTTTTGGCGGCGGTAGTAAAGAAGATGTTGATAATCTGACAGTGGATAACCATGCCCAATTCAAATGGGCGTCAGGCATCTTTGCACATACGGCATTGATTGGCCTGGACCATCAAAAAATGCGCAGTGATGTGGAAGGTACTTTTGGGGTATTTTCTGATCTGGATATATACAACCCGGTCTATGGTGTTGGTCTCCCGACGCTTAACGTCAATAACGATGTGACTCAGAGATTAAGACAAACCGGTTTTTATCTTCAGGATCAGATCAAAATAGATGAGAAATGGGTGTTAACGCTGGGCGGTCGACGCGATTGGGCACGCACTAGCAGCGAGGATCATCTAACGCCTGCTGACAGTAATGCTCAAAATGATCAGGCAACAACATGGCGTGCGGGTCTTGTGTATTTGACAGACAGTGGCTGGGCACCTTATGCCAGCTATACCGAGTCATTTACGCCAGTGATTGGTACCAGTTCTCCGGCGCGTGGCAGTAAGCCATTTGAGCCAGAGTCTGGCAAGCAATATGAAGTAGGCCTGCGCTTTCAGCCGGAAGGGCAACGCACTATGCTCACGTTTTCGTTATTTGACCTCACACGCAAGAATCTCACCACGGCCGATTTGCAGGATGCCACGGGCACTTACAACATTCAGCGCGGTGAAGTCCGATCACGAGGATTTGAAGCGGAAGCTAAAACACAGCTTGATAATGGCCTGGATTTGATAGCGAGTTTTACGCATACCGTGATGGACATCACCAAGAGTAATGATGGGGTGCAGGGGAATGTCCCCAATAATATCCCCAAGCACGCCGCTGCATTATGGGCTAACTACCAGCTGCCGACTGCTTGGTTGGCAGGGTTGAGTGTAGGCGGGGGTGTTCGTTATGTCGGGGCTAGGTATGGCGAAGATACCAATGAGTATAAAGTGCCTGCCTACACCTTGGTTGACGCCAGTCTGCGCTACGATATGGCATTGTTGGGCCAGCAGTGGAAGGGGTGGCAGGCTGCCATGAATGCGAGCAATTTATTTGATAAAGAATATGTGGCTGCATGTGGTTACTATGGAGATGGTTGTAAATGGGGCTATCGCCGTAATGTGATGGCCACTTTGACCTATCGCTGGTAA
- a CDS encoding FecR domain-containing protein, giving the protein MTNKTALQAAEWFFRLQEPNASQDDHLACQTWRAADATHEMAWQRAVEVSHKMSGLPGSLAYATLQHGQQAGRRRAIKTLAILLSTGAIGWQGWQSEPARMLRAEYRTRTGEQQHIQLTDGTDIYLNTATGLNTAFDQSQRLIVLEGGEVLVQTGYHDKLQRPLLIATRYGRLRPLGTRFIVKQRSNSISLAVLEGAVEIITSGGQQHVLNAGWQTHFDHDAIAAPVTVSPHQDGWTRGILHAREMRLADFAAELARYRNGIVRCAPGVADLKVSGVFQLRNTDEVFASLPTILPVSVSYLTRYWMMLDRPET; this is encoded by the coding sequence ATGACAAATAAAACTGCTTTGCAGGCAGCTGAATGGTTTTTCCGCTTGCAGGAGCCGAATGCCAGCCAGGACGACCACCTTGCCTGCCAAACATGGCGTGCGGCGGATGCTACGCATGAAATGGCCTGGCAGCGTGCCGTCGAAGTGAGTCATAAAATGAGTGGTCTGCCTGGTAGTCTGGCCTATGCCACATTACAACATGGCCAGCAAGCCGGGCGCCGTCGTGCCATCAAAACACTGGCAATATTGCTTTCTACTGGGGCGATTGGGTGGCAAGGCTGGCAAAGTGAGCCCGCGCGCATGCTACGTGCAGAATACAGGACGCGCACCGGTGAGCAGCAACACATACAGCTGACTGATGGCACGGATATTTATTTGAATACTGCGACCGGACTCAATACCGCGTTTGATCAATCACAACGTTTGATCGTATTGGAAGGTGGCGAGGTGCTGGTACAGACTGGTTACCATGATAAGTTGCAACGACCGCTGTTGATTGCCACGCGTTATGGACGGTTACGGCCACTGGGCACGCGGTTTATTGTGAAGCAGCGCTCCAACAGCATAAGTCTTGCTGTGCTGGAGGGGGCAGTTGAAATTATAACCAGTGGTGGGCAGCAACATGTGTTAAACGCTGGCTGGCAGACGCATTTTGACCATGATGCAATCGCTGCTCCTGTGACCGTGAGCCCTCATCAAGATGGCTGGACGCGCGGCATTCTGCACGCACGCGAAATGCGGCTGGCCGATTTTGCGGCTGAGTTGGCACGCTATCGCAACGGTATTGTCCGTTGCGCGCCTGGCGTGGCTGACCTGAAAGTATCCGGTGTTTTCCAGTTACGTAATACTGACGAAGTATTTGCCAGCTTGCCAACTATCTTGCCAGTGAGCGTGAGTTACCTCACGCGTTATTGGATGATGCTGGATAGGCCAGAGACTTAA
- a CDS encoding sigma-70 family RNA polymerase sigma factor, with protein MSANEFVIQQAVEALYTQHHSWLQRWLQRKLGHAADAADLAQDTFMRLLNAPESIIEKNSDWHLNEPRAYLTVVAKRLLANLYRRRALEQAYLDSLALMPESSVASAEHKFVILETLQQIDRMLDGLPTKVRAAFLLAQLEGMPYADIATQLRVSERSVKRYMVQAMAQCIVLMP; from the coding sequence ATGTCAGCGAACGAGTTTGTTATTCAGCAAGCTGTTGAGGCGCTTTATACACAGCACCATTCTTGGCTGCAACGTTGGTTGCAGCGTAAGCTTGGGCATGCGGCGGATGCTGCAGATTTGGCGCAGGATACTTTTATGCGTCTCCTTAATGCGCCTGAATCTATCATTGAAAAAAATTCAGACTGGCATTTAAATGAGCCGCGCGCTTATCTCACTGTCGTAGCTAAGCGACTGCTTGCCAACCTGTATCGTCGGCGTGCATTAGAACAAGCCTATCTGGATTCTTTAGCATTGATGCCCGAATCATCAGTCGCTTCTGCCGAGCATAAGTTCGTTATTTTAGAGACCTTGCAGCAAATTGATCGCATGCTGGATGGGTTGCCAACCAAAGTACGCGCTGCCTTCTTACTGGCGCAACTGGAGGGGATGCCTTATGCGGACATTGCGACACAGCTCAGGGTGAGCGAACGCAGTGTGAAACGTTACATGGTACAAGCCATGGCGCAATGTATTGTATTGATGCCATGA
- a CDS encoding TonB-dependent receptor: MQSLNQKRQAQAGGYKLSPVVLALQLACLPILFTSPMIAYAESVAATKQYDIAAGPLASALTRFAQQSGVSISLDAADIQSLRSAGLKGAYSVEEGFAKLLADTGYSAEKTAAGYALRKAPSSRDEVSQQQTLPEVSVTANKARESAAISEGTKSYTARAVTIGKGEQSLRETPQSVSVMTRQRMDDQNLTTLDSVLMQTTGVTKQLRGYGHSTYYSRGFEISNYMVDGVPMGDYGGIGTPPDTIMLDRVEVLRGAPGLLIGNGDPGGTVNMVRKRPMAEQQLQVTGRAGSWDYYRLDADITGALNAAGTLRGRLIAGYEDRHYFYEATQSKLPLLYGILEADLGEKTVASIGMRYQDYRQYGGRVRGGLPMSTDGSNLNLPRSTSLAPSWTGYDSQTQEFFGDITHQFNENWKFKLSGLYQRNDREDTIIRTNDGRVDPLTLTGTRYTRVEFSKVLYETTAVDAQVTGKFDALGQTHEVFVGANWQQAEMPSSRTSRVSYVPQYAVNFNTLDLSQVPRLYPGVYAASLNSKEIRQGLYGNARLQLADSLKLILGGRISWYEYESSFNGGYKQSNEVTPYAALIYRLNDNWSLYGSYTEIFKPQSNMLTANGSALNPATGRNYEAGIKGEFYDGKLNTSLTLFDIKQSNGAINDPQNLVGCAGGACSINAGEQKSKGLDAEISGEVLPGWQVSAGYTFNDAKYVRASDSNLNGVSLNSDHNPRNLFRAWNTYRLSGEWDRFTIGGGVVMQSRTSYTTPQDSIKREQGGYAIWSAQASYKIDNRWTAAVNINNLFDKHYYLDALQTFYGDPQNIMLTVRGSL, from the coding sequence ATGCAATCGTTGAATCAAAAGCGCCAGGCGCAGGCAGGCGGCTACAAGCTGTCGCCTGTTGTGCTTGCCTTGCAACTGGCCTGTCTGCCTATTTTATTCACTAGCCCCATGATCGCTTATGCAGAGTCTGTGGCGGCCACTAAACAATACGACATTGCTGCCGGGCCGCTGGCGAGTGCGCTCACGCGTTTTGCGCAGCAGTCTGGCGTTTCTATTTCACTGGATGCCGCAGATATTCAATCTTTGCGTAGCGCCGGTTTAAAAGGGGCCTATAGCGTAGAGGAAGGTTTTGCCAAACTGCTGGCGGATACTGGCTATAGCGCTGAAAAAACCGCAGCAGGCTATGCGTTGCGCAAAGCCCCATCATCGCGTGACGAGGTCAGCCAACAACAGACATTGCCTGAGGTCAGTGTGACTGCCAATAAAGCACGTGAATCGGCTGCCATTAGCGAAGGCACTAAATCTTATACCGCCCGTGCCGTGACAATCGGCAAGGGTGAGCAGAGTTTGAGAGAAACACCACAGTCCGTGAGTGTGATGACGCGCCAGCGCATGGACGACCAGAACCTGACCACACTGGACAGTGTGTTAATGCAAACCACCGGTGTGACCAAGCAGCTACGTGGTTACGGACACTCGACCTATTATTCCCGTGGCTTTGAAATCAGCAACTACATGGTAGATGGTGTGCCTATGGGGGATTATGGTGGCATCGGAACGCCACCGGACACCATCATGCTGGACCGTGTCGAAGTGTTGCGCGGCGCACCCGGTTTGCTGATTGGCAATGGCGACCCAGGCGGTACCGTGAACATGGTGCGCAAACGGCCAATGGCTGAGCAGCAACTGCAAGTCACAGGGCGTGCCGGTAGTTGGGATTATTACCGTCTGGATGCTGATATCACTGGTGCACTCAATGCAGCGGGTACCTTACGTGGCCGCCTGATTGCAGGCTACGAAGACCGGCATTATTTCTATGAAGCGACACAATCAAAGTTACCTTTGCTGTACGGAATTCTGGAAGCGGATCTGGGAGAGAAGACAGTTGCCTCCATTGGTATGCGCTACCAGGATTACCGCCAGTATGGTGGCCGTGTGCGCGGTGGCTTACCAATGTCTACTGATGGCAGCAATCTGAATCTGCCCCGGTCTACCTCACTGGCGCCAAGCTGGACTGGTTATGACAGCCAGACGCAGGAATTTTTTGGGGATATTACGCATCAATTCAATGAAAACTGGAAATTTAAGCTGAGCGGACTCTATCAGCGTAATGACCGTGAAGACACGATTATCCGTACAAACGATGGCCGGGTAGACCCACTGACACTCACAGGCACGCGTTATACGCGTGTTGAGTTCTCCAAGGTATTATACGAAACCACTGCAGTCGATGCGCAGGTAACCGGCAAGTTCGATGCACTCGGTCAGACGCATGAAGTGTTTGTCGGTGCCAACTGGCAGCAGGCTGAGATGCCATCCAGCAGGACATCGCGTGTTTCATATGTGCCGCAATACGCCGTCAATTTCAATACTTTGGATCTGTCACAGGTACCACGTTTATACCCAGGCGTATATGCGGCCTCTTTAAACTCCAAAGAAATCCGGCAAGGTCTTTATGGCAATGCCCGATTGCAATTGGCAGATTCGCTCAAATTGATTCTTGGCGGCCGTATCAGCTGGTATGAGTATGAAAGCTCATTTAATGGTGGCTACAAACAATCAAACGAAGTCACGCCCTATGCTGCGCTGATTTATCGCTTGAATGACAACTGGTCGCTATATGGCAGTTACACTGAGATCTTCAAACCGCAAAGCAATATGTTGACGGCAAATGGTAGTGCGCTGAATCCAGCCACCGGCAGAAACTATGAAGCCGGCATCAAAGGCGAGTTTTATGATGGCAAGCTAAATACCTCATTGACTTTGTTCGATATCAAGCAATCTAACGGTGCTATTAATGACCCACAGAACCTTGTTGGTTGCGCCGGCGGTGCCTGCTCTATCAATGCAGGCGAGCAAAAAAGCAAAGGGTTGGATGCAGAGATTAGTGGTGAAGTCTTACCGGGCTGGCAGGTCTCTGCCGGGTATACCTTTAATGATGCCAAATATGTCAGAGCCAGTGACTCCAACCTGAACGGGGTAAGCCTGAACAGTGACCACAACCCACGCAATCTATTCCGTGCCTGGAACACTTATCGCCTGTCAGGTGAGTGGGACCGTTTCACTATCGGTGGCGGCGTTGTGATGCAAAGCCGGACGTCTTACACCACGCCGCAGGACAGTATCAAGCGCGAGCAAGGTGGCTATGCAATCTGGAGCGCGCAGGCCAGTTACAAGATAGACAATCGCTGGACGGCAGCAGTGAACATCAACAACCTGTTCGATAAGCACTATTACCTGGATGCCTTGCAGACATTCTACGGTGATCCGCAAAACATCATGCTCACCGTGCGTGGTAGTTTGTAA
- a CDS encoding FecR family protein, with product MTSIAKQAAEWLLRLEDDAQDPALNSAFQQWLARDPAHAEAVKQMQDMIARLEGLRPQSGVAHHAIQAGIRQEKRRRQLKRGAGVMALLLVLALPARLMLEGYPLSYWLADMHTATAEWQSSALADHSQVTLNGHSAIDVDFSARRRTLKLLQGEVLVDVAKDASRPFVVETEHGSITALGTRFVVSRRAHSTEVLMLESKVRVSPGQQAAVQSVVKQGEGLSFTSSELGVLHTVDAESINDAWKLHQLVVHNQPLSDVLATLARHHKGYLRFDTAACSRYMVSAVLPLDDPERALALLAESFPIQLQQFTPWIVSVKINP from the coding sequence ATGACATCGATTGCCAAACAAGCCGCTGAATGGTTATTACGCCTGGAAGACGACGCACAAGACCCTGCTTTGAACAGTGCGTTTCAGCAATGGCTGGCACGTGATCCGGCCCATGCTGAGGCGGTTAAACAGATGCAGGACATGATTGCCAGGCTGGAGGGTTTGCGTCCGCAATCAGGGGTGGCACATCATGCGATACAGGCCGGTATCAGGCAAGAAAAACGCCGTAGACAACTCAAGCGCGGTGCGGGTGTGATGGCGTTATTGCTGGTGTTGGCATTACCCGCGCGCCTGATGCTGGAAGGCTATCCACTCTCTTACTGGTTGGCAGACATGCACACGGCCACCGCCGAGTGGCAATCGTCAGCGTTAGCCGACCATAGCCAGGTAACACTCAACGGCCATAGCGCGATTGATGTCGATTTTTCAGCGCGGCGCCGTACTTTAAAACTACTGCAAGGGGAGGTGCTGGTCGATGTGGCCAAAGATGCCAGCCGCCCGTTTGTGGTTGAGACCGAGCACGGCAGTATTACCGCCCTCGGCACCCGTTTTGTAGTGAGCCGTCGTGCCCACTCTACAGAAGTCCTGATGCTTGAATCTAAAGTGCGTGTCAGCCCCGGCCAACAGGCGGCTGTGCAGTCTGTTGTTAAACAGGGGGAAGGGCTCAGCTTTACGTCTAGCGAGCTTGGGGTGCTGCATACCGTTGATGCCGAGAGCATTAATGATGCCTGGAAGCTGCATCAGCTGGTGGTACATAATCAGCCATTATCTGATGTGCTGGCCACGTTGGCGCGTCACCACAAGGGCTATCTGCGCTTTGATACCGCCGCTTGCTCACGCTATATGGTCAGTGCGGTTTTGCCGCTGGATGACCCTGAGCGTGCATTGGCATTATTGGCTGAGAGCTTCCCGATACAACTGCAACAGTTCACTCCGTGGATTGTGTCAGTCAAAATTAATCCCTAA
- a CDS encoding sigma-70 family RNA polymerase sigma factor has translation MLANERALQQTLHSLYSEHHGWLFSWLRRKLGCPHAAADLMQDTFTRILVSRDALLTMREPRAYLTTTAKRLLLNQARRRVIEETYLAGVVAMGEAYAPSAEQVAAAVEALEHISHMLQGLAHKPREAFLLRYLDGLSHAEIAAELQVSTRMVQKYLVSVLVHCHMVLGESA, from the coding sequence ATGCTGGCAAACGAGCGTGCACTGCAACAAACCCTACATAGTCTATATAGCGAACATCACGGTTGGTTATTTTCCTGGTTAAGAAGAAAACTGGGATGTCCGCATGCGGCTGCTGACCTGATGCAGGATACTTTTACCCGTATTTTAGTATCTCGTGATGCCTTGCTCACCATGCGTGAGCCGCGTGCCTATTTGACCACCACGGCCAAGCGCCTGCTGTTGAATCAAGCGCGGCGACGAGTGATTGAGGAAACTTATCTTGCCGGTGTGGTCGCCATGGGCGAAGCCTATGCCCCTTCAGCCGAGCAGGTGGCTGCTGCCGTTGAGGCGCTGGAGCATATCAGCCATATGTTGCAAGGCTTGGCGCACAAGCCACGTGAAGCTTTTCTGCTGCGCTATCTGGATGGCTTGTCTCATGCAGAGATTGCGGCCGAGTTGCAAGTCTCCACCAGAATGGTGCAGAAGTACCTGGTGAGTGTGCTGGTGCATTGCCATATGGTGCTGGGTGAGTCTGCCTGA
- a CDS encoding efflux transporter outer membrane subunit: MKLIVYFPLVVLLAACSPLQPLQLNPGDGLSTVPAQWRYPSTPGEAQLERDWWQAFGNTALDQLVQQAQTANYDLAAAVARVTQAQKLAVVAGAPLLPEVSATASAGRQGRLDGSGDTAHVSQYAVGMAASYEIDFWGKNRSAYQGALARVAASQFDRDSVRLSLCASVANTWMELTGLRERALIAQQNLNNAEQVLKLVQSRYRAGAANQLSLAQQQGLVATQRRTLALLRQQQGNTEAILATLLSQPLAGLQLDQSRLAEVQVPQLGAGVPASLLARRPDIASAEAALLAAQADIAVARAVMLPSITLRGGVLTSSDHLSRVLDHPLYSLASGLAAPIFNAGRLAAQRDLTIARRQELLANYRQTIVAAFADVEAALNRIQGLEQQAAAQAEALENAERAFSFAQSRYLAGAETMLTLLDTERTLFMAKDVTLQIRQQRLQASVDLYRALGGGWARAAS; encoded by the coding sequence ATGAAATTAATTGTTTATTTTCCCCTGGTAGTATTGCTCGCCGCCTGCAGCCCGTTGCAGCCCTTACAGCTTAACCCCGGAGATGGTTTGAGTACGGTGCCTGCGCAGTGGCGGTATCCGTCTACGCCAGGTGAGGCGCAGCTAGAGCGGGACTGGTGGCAGGCATTTGGCAACACAGCGCTGGATCAACTGGTGCAACAGGCGCAAACCGCCAATTACGATCTTGCCGCTGCCGTTGCGCGCGTCACACAGGCGCAGAAGCTGGCGGTGGTCGCAGGGGCACCATTGCTGCCTGAGGTGTCGGCAACAGCCAGTGCCGGGCGCCAAGGGCGGTTAGATGGCAGTGGTGATACCGCTCACGTCAGCCAATATGCCGTAGGCATGGCGGCGAGCTACGAGATCGATTTCTGGGGCAAGAACCGGTCCGCTTACCAAGGGGCGTTGGCCAGGGTTGCTGCTAGCCAGTTTGACCGTGACAGTGTACGTCTCTCACTTTGCGCCAGTGTGGCCAATACCTGGATGGAGCTGACCGGCCTGCGTGAGCGCGCGTTGATTGCGCAGCAGAATCTCAACAATGCTGAACAGGTATTAAAGCTGGTGCAGTCGCGTTACCGTGCCGGGGCGGCTAACCAGCTATCACTGGCGCAGCAGCAAGGTCTGGTCGCTACGCAGCGGCGAACTTTGGCGCTCCTCAGGCAGCAACAGGGCAATACCGAGGCGATTCTGGCGACACTGTTGTCGCAGCCATTGGCCGGATTACAGTTGGATCAGAGTCGGCTGGCAGAGGTGCAAGTGCCTCAGTTAGGGGCAGGGGTGCCCGCCAGCCTGCTGGCACGCAGGCCGGACATCGCCAGTGCCGAAGCAGCCTTATTGGCAGCGCAGGCTGATATTGCAGTGGCACGTGCCGTGATGTTGCCGAGTATCACCCTGCGTGGAGGGGTGCTTACCAGTAGTGACCACCTGAGCCGTGTGCTTGATCATCCTTTGTACAGCCTTGCCAGTGGTTTGGCTGCACCTATTTTCAATGCCGGGCGGCTTGCTGCACAAAGGGATCTCACGATTGCCCGCAGGCAAGAGCTATTGGCTAATTATCGGCAGACCATTGTGGCTGCATTTGCCGATGTCGAGGCTGCCCTCAACCGTATCCAGGGGCTGGAGCAGCAGGCAGCTGCCCAAGCCGAGGCGCTGGAGAATGCTGAACGTGCGTTCAGCTTTGCCCAGTCCCGCTACCTGGCGGGGGCTGAAACGATGCTGACCTTGCTGGATACCGAGCGCACCTTATTTATGGCCAAGGATGTCACGCTGCAAATACGCCAACAGCGCTTGCAGGCCTCGGTTGACCTGTATCGTGCCCTGGGCGGCGGCTGGGCGCGTGCAGCCTCTTGA